The following are from one region of the Lacinutrix sp. Bg11-31 genome:
- a CDS encoding acyltransferase, giving the protein MKINNVLSKKDTTAIKGVGILLIICHNFLHWIKPMLGENEFSFNPVYAQNFIDSINSSPINILQYVIAFSGHYGIHLFIFISGYGLAISYANFDVSYKDFIKKRIAKLYPVFTIALLALFVYNYLIFRMEFNSDVAIDFLIRYSLVANLIPKEVFVLNGPFWFYSMIVQLYLLFPFLMILQKRNTYFLYIIGLVSFILIFCFNQQLTELNFSLYYNFIGHFPVFILGILYAVKGAIFNKYLKWFALLGVAIILLSLYNVYFWYLSHLSFIVLFLFVYLAFKKCHFPKLLTRFILFTGSLSYYLFAVHGFLRKPWVGFANKLESNVMNYVFLALFLIVAYIAALVVKKLEQLYFSYKNNK; this is encoded by the coding sequence ATGAAGATTAATAACGTATTATCTAAAAAAGATACAACAGCTATAAAAGGTGTTGGTATATTATTAATTATTTGCCATAACTTTTTACATTGGATTAAACCAATGTTAGGTGAGAATGAGTTTAGTTTTAATCCAGTTTACGCACAAAATTTTATAGATAGTATTAATAGTAGTCCAATAAACATATTGCAGTATGTTATTGCATTTTCAGGACATTACGGCATACATTTATTTATTTTTATAAGTGGCTACGGACTTGCAATTAGCTATGCGAATTTTGATGTTAGTTATAAAGATTTTATAAAAAAAAGAATAGCAAAATTATATCCTGTTTTTACAATTGCACTATTAGCTCTATTTGTCTATAATTATTTAATTTTTAGAATGGAATTTAATAGCGATGTAGCTATAGACTTTTTAATAAGGTATTCACTGGTTGCTAACTTAATACCTAAAGAAGTCTTTGTTCTTAACGGTCCATTTTGGTTCTATTCTATGATTGTACAATTGTATTTACTATTTCCTTTTTTAATGATTTTACAAAAAAGAAACACGTATTTTTTATACATAATTGGCTTAGTTTCTTTTATTCTAATCTTTTGTTTTAATCAACAACTAACAGAATTAAACTTTAGTTTATATTATAATTTTATAGGACATTTTCCTGTCTTTATTTTAGGTATATTATATGCTGTAAAAGGCGCTATTTTTAATAAGTATTTAAAATGGTTTGCTTTACTAGGAGTAGCTATTATACTCTTGAGCCTTTACAATGTTTACTTTTGGTACTTATCTCATTTAAGTTTTATAGTACTTTTTCTATTCGTTTATTTAGCCTTTAAAAAGTGTCATTTTCCAAAGTTACTAACACGATTTATTCTTTTTACAGGAAGTTTATCTTACTACTTATTTGCAGTACATGGATTTTTAAGAAAACCTTGGGTGGGATTTGCAAACAAATTAGAATCTAATGTTATGAATTATGTGTTTTTAGCACTCTTTTTAATCGTAGCATATATTGCAGCGCTAGTTGTAAAAAAACTAGAACAATTGTATTTTTCTTATAAAAACAATAAATAA
- a CDS encoding sulfatase-like hydrolase/transferase, whose product MSFPLLVLMLLGFFIITHAKQFFRELGAIFLLTTIFVGIILLFNSTKFKKVLLLLFQFLLAFLVAFKLFFYYTFGVKPTASAIFVIFETNANEASEFFSSYFNFSIFPILILSFSVFVFLVIGLFYKSKVFQFLYLKKLPILFKSAIILLIISCGFLLKRSFNEQSVLLTLSHSIQEYNKAKNYYKEHLAKPESESIKIISKNEKPQIGIVVIGESTSRWHMQLYNYNRETNPLLSKMKDELYVFDDVIAPNVMTIKSLEKALTLSDYNNPKIENNFSVVQLANAAGFETFWISNQQPVGFTESTPTIIATAAKHKRFLATDSYYYSIHDGSLVPEIKKALNTKSNRKLIFVHLIGTHRLYSKRYPNEFNYFEGVNERTKYKTEYSKTKVNEYDNAIRYNDFVVSEIINLVKEAHKNSFVVYFSDHGDDVFDTQDFVGHYGTKMSKPMLDIPFFSWFSKDYLLANKKIDSLNNYSNRKYNTEDFIYSFSDIIDVEFEGFDASKSIFNSNFKEKQRLLRGGLDYDIWKTTKADED is encoded by the coding sequence ATGAGTTTTCCGTTATTGGTGCTTATGCTTTTAGGTTTTTTTATAATAACTCATGCTAAACAGTTCTTTAGAGAGCTTGGTGCTATATTTTTACTAACAACTATATTTGTTGGAATTATTTTGCTTTTTAATAGCACTAAATTTAAGAAAGTGCTGTTGTTGTTGTTTCAATTTTTACTTGCTTTTCTTGTTGCATTTAAGCTTTTTTTCTATTATACTTTTGGTGTAAAGCCAACAGCTTCAGCCATTTTTGTGATTTTTGAAACGAATGCTAATGAGGCCTCAGAATTCTTTTCGAGTTATTTTAATTTTTCAATTTTTCCAATACTAATTTTAAGTTTTTCGGTTTTTGTTTTTCTTGTTATTGGGTTATTTTATAAATCGAAAGTCTTTCAGTTTTTATATTTAAAAAAGTTACCTATACTATTTAAGTCTGCAATCATTTTATTAATAATTAGTTGTGGCTTTTTGCTTAAACGCTCGTTTAATGAACAGAGTGTATTATTGACTTTATCTCATTCTATTCAAGAATATAATAAAGCAAAAAATTACTATAAAGAACATTTGGCAAAGCCAGAAAGTGAATCTATAAAAATAATTTCTAAAAATGAAAAACCTCAAATAGGTATTGTTGTTATTGGAGAATCTACTTCTAGATGGCACATGCAATTGTATAATTATAACAGAGAAACAAATCCTTTGCTTTCCAAAATGAAAGATGAGCTTTATGTTTTTGATGATGTAATTGCTCCAAATGTAATGACTATTAAATCGCTTGAAAAAGCACTTACACTTTCTGATTATAACAATCCAAAAATTGAAAATAATTTTTCAGTTGTACAATTAGCAAATGCAGCAGGCTTTGAAACATTTTGGATTTCTAATCAACAACCTGTTGGTTTTACAGAAAGTACACCAACAATAATAGCAACAGCAGCTAAGCATAAGCGTTTTTTAGCTACAGATAGTTATTACTACAGTATTCATGATGGATCTTTAGTTCCAGAAATTAAAAAGGCATTAAACACTAAAAGTAATCGTAAACTAATATTTGTACATTTAATTGGAACTCACAGATTATACTCGAAACGTTATCCAAATGAGTTTAATTATTTTGAGGGTGTCAACGAACGCACAAAATATAAAACAGAATATTCTAAGACTAAAGTAAATGAATATGATAATGCAATTAGGTATAACGATTTTGTTGTTAGCGAAATTATTAATCTAGTAAAAGAAGCGCATAAAAATAGTTTTGTAGTTTATTTTTCGGATCATGGAGACGATGTTTTCGATACGCAAGATTTTGTTGGACATTACGGTACTAAGATGTCAAAACCAATGTTAGATATTCCTTTTTTCTCTTGGTTTTCTAAAGACTATTTATTGGCTAATAAAAAAATAGATTCATTAAATAATTACAGTAATAGAAAATATAATACTGAAGATTTTATTTATAGTTTTTCTGATATTATAGATGTTGAATTCGAAGGTTTTGATGCTTCTAAAAGTATTTTTAATTCTAATTTTAAAGAAAAGCAACGGTTATTAAGAGGTGGTTTAGATTACGATATTTGGAAAACAACAAAGGCTGATGAAGATTAA
- a CDS encoding class I SAM-dependent RNA methyltransferase has product MEDNFKMVAKTLFGFEEILANELTQLGAMEVKQGVRNVSFSGDKGFMYKANLGLRTAIKILKPIKTFRINNEKDLYTNIYKMDWNEHMKSSGTLAVSATVNSTVFTHSLYIAQKTKDAIVDKFRDETGERPNVDLRFPDLKINVHIDRTVCTISLDTSGESLHKRGYKTATNIAPINEVLAAGLIMLSGWDGQSDFMDPMCGSGTILAEAAMIACNIPPNLMRKEFAFERWTDWDVDLFEKIEESLLKKTRDFHHKIIGYDKSPSAVTKAIDNIKNAHLDELVSIQHEDFFKTRRGGEGKLHIVFNPPYGERLDIEMESFYKEIGDTLKQGYPNTDAWFITSNLEAIKHVGLRPSRKIKLMNAKLESRLLKYAMYAGSKKGKYMDND; this is encoded by the coding sequence ATGGAAGATAATTTCAAAATGGTGGCCAAAACCTTATTTGGTTTTGAAGAAATATTAGCAAATGAGTTAACGCAACTTGGTGCTATGGAAGTAAAACAAGGTGTTAGAAATGTTAGTTTCTCTGGAGATAAAGGCTTTATGTATAAAGCTAATCTAGGTTTGCGAACAGCAATAAAAATTTTAAAACCTATTAAGACGTTTCGTATTAATAATGAGAAAGATTTGTATACCAATATCTATAAAATGGATTGGAACGAACATATGAAATCTTCTGGAACATTAGCGGTAAGTGCTACGGTTAATTCTACTGTTTTTACGCACTCTCTGTACATAGCTCAAAAAACAAAAGATGCGATTGTAGATAAGTTTAGAGATGAAACTGGCGAGCGTCCAAATGTAGATTTACGTTTTCCAGACTTGAAAATTAATGTGCATATAGATCGTACGGTTTGTACTATTTCTTTAGATACTTCTGGAGAATCTTTACATAAACGTGGTTATAAAACGGCAACTAATATTGCACCAATAAACGAAGTTTTGGCAGCTGGATTAATTATGCTTTCTGGTTGGGATGGGCAATCGGATTTTATGGATCCAATGTGTGGTAGTGGAACTATTTTAGCAGAAGCTGCAATGATAGCTTGTAATATACCTCCAAATTTAATGCGTAAAGAGTTTGCATTCGAACGTTGGACCGATTGGGATGTTGATTTATTTGAAAAAATAGAAGAATCTCTATTAAAGAAAACTAGAGATTTCCACCATAAAATAATTGGTTATGATAAATCGCCAAGTGCAGTTACTAAAGCGATAGACAATATAAAAAACGCACATTTAGACGAGTTAGTTTCGATACAGCATGAAGATTTCTTTAAAACCCGAAGAGGAGGAGAAGGGAAGTTACACATTGTTTTTAATCCGCCTTATGGAGAGCGTTTAGATATTGAAATGGAGAGTTTTTACAAGGAGATTGGAGACACTTTAAAGCAAGGGTATCCAAATACTGATGCTTGGTTTATTACTTCTAATTTAGAAGCAATAAAACATGTAGGATTACGTCCTTCGCGTAAAATAAAATTAATGAATGCGAAACTTGAATCTCGTTTATTAAAGTATGCAATGTATGCTGGAAGTAAAAAAGGGAAGTATATGGATAATGATTAA
- a CDS encoding bifunctional 2-polyprenyl-6-hydroxyphenol methylase/3-demethylubiquinol 3-O-methyltransferase UbiG, whose amino-acid sequence MLKDDTTWYASWFNTPFYHILYKDRDYAEGENFMYNLTEYLNIPEHGKILDLACGKGRHAIYLNKIGFNVTGVDLSKNSITHAKQFENDTLHFNVHDMCKPYPEQFDAVFNLFTSFGYFENEEDNLNTIKAIKEDLNEYGFGVIDFLNSEYIIDNLVEENTKTVEGIDFHQKRRVENGYIVKDISFTFEGKEFEFQERVRALTLADFEALFEKAGVYLLDVFGDYKLNKYHKKTSERLILIFK is encoded by the coding sequence ATGTTAAAAGACGACACAACTTGGTATGCTTCATGGTTTAATACACCTTTCTACCATATTTTATATAAAGATAGAGATTATGCAGAAGGCGAAAACTTCATGTATAATCTTACCGAATACTTAAACATTCCAGAACATGGTAAAATATTAGATCTTGCTTGTGGAAAAGGTAGACACGCCATTTATTTAAATAAAATAGGTTTTAATGTTACAGGAGTAGATTTATCTAAAAATAGCATAACACATGCAAAACAGTTTGAAAACGATACGCTACATTTTAATGTTCACGATATGTGCAAACCATACCCAGAACAATTTGACGCTGTGTTTAACCTCTTTACTAGTTTTGGATATTTTGAAAATGAAGAAGATAATCTCAACACTATAAAAGCGATTAAAGAAGATTTAAACGAATATGGTTTTGGTGTTATCGATTTTCTAAACAGTGAATATATAATTGATAATTTAGTTGAAGAAAACACTAAGACAGTTGAAGGTATAGACTTCCACCAGAAACGTCGTGTAGAAAATGGCTATATAGTAAAAGACATTTCTTTTACTTTTGAAGGCAAGGAATTTGAATTTCAAGAACGCGTTCGCGCTTTAACTTTAGCAGATTTCGAAGCTCTTTTTGAAAAAGCAGGTGTCTATTTACTTGATGTTTTTGGAGATTATAAATTGAATAAATACCATAAAAAAACATCCGAACGTTTAATCCTTATTTTTAAGTAA
- a CDS encoding ZIP family metal transporter — translation MLLNIILPIISVVLGFIVVFTLKPKQPKHLKLLLAFSGAFLLSITVFHFLPEVYKNNYKDVGLFIMLGILLQIILEFFSKGAEHGHVHISKDTTGFPWLLFISLSIHSVLEGLPIEGHTNLIYGIIIHKLPVAIILSTFFLASKMPKSKSLAFLLLFALMTPLGVFLSANFSFFETYYTQISAIVIGIFLHISTTILFESNEGHTFNVTKLLTIISAIIIAYFI, via the coding sequence ATGCTTTTAAATATCATACTTCCAATAATATCTGTTGTTTTAGGTTTTATAGTCGTTTTTACACTAAAACCAAAACAACCAAAACACTTAAAATTACTACTTGCTTTTAGTGGTGCATTTTTATTATCTATAACCGTTTTTCATTTTTTACCAGAAGTTTATAAAAACAATTATAAAGATGTTGGTTTGTTTATAATGTTGGGTATTCTGTTGCAAATTATCTTAGAATTTTTCTCTAAAGGTGCAGAGCATGGTCATGTACACATTAGTAAAGACACAACAGGATTTCCTTGGTTATTATTTATAAGTTTGAGCATTCATAGTGTTTTAGAAGGATTGCCAATAGAAGGTCATACCAACTTAATTTATGGCATTATTATCCATAAACTTCCAGTGGCTATTATATTATCGACATTCTTTTTGGCTTCTAAAATGCCTAAGAGTAAATCGTTAGCCTTTCTTTTACTGTTTGCTTTAATGACTCCTTTAGGAGTCTTTTTATCTGCAAATTTTAGTTTTTTCGAAACGTATTACACTCAAATTTCGGCTATAGTTATTGGTATATTTTTACATATTTCTACTACTATTTTATTTGAAAGTAATGAAGGACACACCTTTAATGTTACTAAGTTACTAACTATTATTAGTGCTATTATAATTGCTTATTTTATTTAG
- a CDS encoding DUF4268 domain-containing protein: MFSKEESRQIKQLFWTSFGKSFPTKWVLYNTKIKGFSFKFHFDNKTAHVSLDLEDDLENRINYWEKLQQVKSILTTEFLPEAIYEEEYFLDNGKEISRIYVPLGYKVSIHNKNTWQEVMVFLNEKMSAFEAFYYEHEDFLKA, from the coding sequence GTGTTTAGCAAAGAAGAATCAAGACAAATAAAACAACTATTCTGGACCAGTTTTGGGAAATCCTTTCCAACAAAATGGGTTTTATACAACACCAAAATAAAAGGTTTTAGTTTCAAATTTCATTTCGATAATAAAACAGCTCACGTAAGTTTAGATTTAGAAGACGATTTAGAGAACCGTATTAACTACTGGGAGAAACTACAACAAGTAAAATCCATATTAACTACAGAGTTTTTGCCAGAAGCTATTTATGAAGAAGAATATTTTCTCGATAACGGAAAAGAAATCTCTAGAATATACGTGCCTTTAGGTTATAAAGTATCTATCCACAATAAAAATACTTGGCAAGAAGTTATGGTGTTTTTAAACGAAAAAATGAGTGCTTTTGAAGCCTTTTATTATGAGCATGAAGATTTCTTGAAAGCATAA
- a CDS encoding peptidylprolyl isomerase, whose protein sequence is MSQVKENSTVKVNYTGKLSDGKVFDTSEGEAPIEFVLGQGRLIPGFEKGLIDMKVNEKKTITIPKEEAYGEVNNDLLHEVKKSELPQDMAPEVGMGLVSKAPDGQEMNLLVVEVKEESIVVDANHPLAGKDLVFDLEVVEINETVITE, encoded by the coding sequence ATGAGTCAAGTAAAAGAAAACAGTACAGTAAAAGTAAATTATACAGGTAAATTATCTGACGGAAAGGTTTTTGATACGTCTGAAGGAGAAGCACCAATAGAATTTGTTTTAGGACAAGGAAGATTAATTCCTGGTTTTGAAAAAGGTTTAATTGATATGAAAGTAAACGAAAAGAAAACCATTACTATTCCTAAAGAGGAAGCATATGGAGAGGTTAATAACGATTTGCTTCACGAAGTAAAAAAATCTGAGCTTCCACAAGATATGGCTCCAGAAGTAGGCATGGGACTTGTTTCTAAAGCTCCAGATGGTCAAGAAATGAATTTATTAGTTGTAGAGGTAAAAGAAGAAAGCATTGTTGTAGACGCAAACCATCCTTTGGCTGGTAAAGACCTTGTTTTTGATCTTGAAGTTGTAGAGATTAATGAAACTGTAATTACTGAATAA
- a CDS encoding BRO family protein produces MQVEIFKFEPEGEQMLNEIRTVEIEGEIWFVATDVAKTLGYKNAPDAISRHCKPKGIVKHDSLKSDTGSQLTLINEPNVYRLIIKSKLPSAEKFEEWLFEEVIPSIRKKGFYGKIDRAQVPNFYKRYLGNINKIELHKHFSVVSELFTILYSELEKVGYTIPNKAENGKMIMPDISVGRMFSNYLKKIDSEHKDSWEYYDHSFDDGRPDQPTRKYTIDALPMFRKYVIEVWIQTNAQKYFKERDPIALDYLPKLLGN; encoded by the coding sequence ATGCAAGTAGAAATATTCAAATTTGAACCCGAAGGAGAACAAATGCTTAACGAAATTAGAACCGTAGAAATTGAAGGTGAAATTTGGTTCGTAGCTACGGATGTTGCTAAAACTTTAGGTTATAAAAATGCTCCTGACGCTATATCAAGACACTGTAAACCTAAAGGTATCGTGAAACACGATAGCTTAAAATCTGATACAGGTAGTCAATTAACTTTAATCAACGAGCCAAATGTTTATAGGTTAATTATTAAATCTAAATTACCATCAGCTGAAAAGTTCGAAGAGTGGTTATTTGAAGAGGTAATTCCTTCAATTAGGAAAAAAGGTTTCTATGGAAAAATAGACAGAGCTCAAGTTCCTAACTTCTATAAAAGATATTTAGGAAATATTAATAAAATAGAGTTACACAAACATTTTTCAGTTGTAAGTGAATTGTTTACAATATTGTATTCTGAACTCGAAAAAGTTGGTTACACTATACCAAATAAAGCAGAAAATGGAAAAATGATAATGCCAGATATTTCAGTAGGTAGAATGTTTTCTAACTACCTTAAAAAGATTGACTCTGAACATAAAGATTCTTGGGAATATTACGACCATTCTTTTGACGACGGAAGACCTGACCAACCAACAAGGAAATACACTATTGATGCGCTACCGATGTTTAGGAAATACGTTATTGAGGTTTGGATTCAGACAAATGCACAAAAATATTTCAAAGAACGTGACCCAATAGCTTTAGATTATTTACCTAAACTACTTGGGAATTAA
- a CDS encoding hemolysin III family protein: protein MRIQTQREEFWNTITHGVGAILGIIALVLFILKDTEKTSYSLFSVIVYGISIIVLFSASTIYHYVKSEKYKHTFRIIDHISIYLLIAGTYTPVLLISLEQSLGWILFAVVWGIAAFGVVLKIFFTGRFNVFSTLLYLVMGWLIVFDFSELKNTMPPEGITLLMLGGASYTIGIIFYALEKKLFYHVIWHLFVLAGAIFHFLMVYFYVV, encoded by the coding sequence ATGCGCATACAAACTCAACGCGAAGAATTCTGGAACACCATTACACATGGAGTAGGAGCTATTTTGGGAATTATTGCCTTAGTATTATTTATACTTAAAGATACAGAGAAAACAAGCTATAGTTTATTTAGTGTTATTGTTTACGGTATCTCTATAATTGTTCTTTTTTCGGCGTCTACAATTTACCATTATGTTAAAAGTGAAAAGTATAAACATACCTTTAGAATTATAGATCACATAAGTATTTATCTGCTTATTGCAGGTACTTATACACCAGTGCTATTAATAAGCTTAGAGCAAAGTTTAGGTTGGATATTATTTGCTGTTGTTTGGGGAATTGCCGCTTTTGGTGTGGTTTTAAAAATATTCTTTACAGGCAGATTTAATGTGTTCTCCACACTCTTGTATCTAGTAATGGGTTGGTTAATTGTTTTCGATTTTTCTGAATTAAAAAATACAATGCCACCAGAAGGTATTACATTATTAATGCTTGGTGGTGCATCTTATACTATTGGCATTATTTTTTATGCACTTGAAAAGAAATTATTTTATCATGTTATTTGGCATTTGTTTGTACTTGCAGGTGCTATTTTTCACTTTTTAATGGTGTACTTTTATGTGGTTTAG
- a CDS encoding DUF4294 domain-containing protein, giving the protein MKYILPLLLVFPMLIFGQTLEIEQDSTHVEYMIVKGDSIPREAINLDEVMLLHKLKFDSKENRRRYYILKRKTIKVYPYAKMAAERLDSLTKQLATLDSKRKQRRYAKKVQKYIENEFSAELKKMTRTEGQILIKLINRQTGETAFSLIKELRSGWRAFWFNNTAYFFDISLKREFDPENEKEDYLIEDILQRNFQNGVLKEQKSALDLDFYELSNKWLNDGKKSPETKQKT; this is encoded by the coding sequence ATGAAGTATATTTTACCACTTTTATTAGTGTTTCCGATGTTAATTTTCGGACAAACTCTAGAAATAGAACAAGACTCTACACATGTTGAATACATGATTGTTAAGGGAGATTCTATACCACGTGAAGCAATAAATCTTGACGAAGTTATGCTGTTGCACAAACTTAAATTCGATAGTAAAGAAAACAGAAGGCGCTATTATATTTTAAAACGAAAAACCATAAAAGTTTATCCTTACGCTAAAATGGCAGCCGAAAGACTAGACTCGTTAACCAAGCAATTAGCAACTTTAGATTCTAAAAGAAAACAGAGACGTTATGCTAAGAAAGTTCAAAAATATATTGAAAATGAATTTTCTGCCGAATTAAAAAAAATGACCAGAACCGAAGGTCAAATTCTTATAAAACTCATTAACCGGCAAACAGGAGAAACGGCCTTTTCTTTAATAAAAGAGTTACGCAGTGGCTGGAGAGCTTTTTGGTTTAATAACACAGCTTATTTTTTCGATATTTCTCTAAAACGTGAGTTTGATCCAGAAAATGAAAAAGAAGACTATTTAATTGAAGACATCTTACAACGTAATTTTCAGAATGGTGTTTTAAAAGAACAGAAATCGGCTTTAGACTTAGATTTTTACGAGCTTAGTAATAAATGGTTAAACGATGGTAAAAAGTCACCAGAAACCAAACAAAAAACCTAA
- a CDS encoding M42 family metallopeptidase produces the protein MAKKSILNKKSMDFLEKYLNNASPTGYEWDGQKIWMDYLEPYVDEFFTDTYGTAVGVINPKAKYKVVIEGHADEISWYVNYISDKGLIYVVRNGGSDHQIAPSKVVNIHTKKGIVKGVFGWPAIHTRSKAKEQAPKPDNIFIDCGCKTKEEVEALGVHVGCVITYPDEFHILNKNNFVCRALDNRMGGFMIAEVARLLKENKKTLPFGLYITNAVQEEIGLRGAQMITETIKPNVAIVTDVTHDTSTPMIDMKVQGEVEIGKGPVIAYAPAVQQKLRDLITDTADEKKIPFQRAACSRATGTDTDAFAYSNGGVASALISLPLRYMHTTVETVHRDDVENVIKLIYETLLKIEDGDTFSYFK, from the coding sequence ATGGCAAAAAAGAGCATACTTAACAAAAAGTCTATGGACTTTTTAGAGAAATATTTAAACAACGCTTCACCTACAGGTTACGAATGGGATGGGCAAAAAATATGGATGGATTACTTAGAACCTTATGTAGATGAGTTTTTTACAGATACATATGGTACTGCTGTTGGTGTTATTAACCCAAAAGCAAAATATAAAGTAGTTATAGAAGGTCATGCAGATGAGATTTCTTGGTATGTAAACTATATTAGTGATAAAGGGCTAATTTATGTGGTAAGAAATGGTGGTAGTGATCACCAAATTGCACCTAGTAAAGTGGTAAATATCCATACTAAAAAAGGCATTGTAAAAGGTGTTTTTGGATGGCCAGCAATACATACAAGAAGTAAGGCAAAAGAACAAGCTCCAAAACCAGATAATATTTTTATAGACTGTGGTTGCAAAACTAAAGAAGAAGTTGAAGCGCTTGGTGTGCATGTAGGTTGTGTAATTACGTATCCAGATGAATTCCATATCCTAAACAAAAACAATTTTGTTTGTCGTGCTTTAGATAACAGAATGGGTGGTTTTATGATTGCTGAAGTTGCACGTTTACTTAAAGAGAATAAGAAAACTCTTCCTTTTGGATTGTATATAACTAATGCTGTACAAGAAGAGATTGGGTTACGTGGTGCACAAATGATTACCGAAACTATTAAACCTAACGTGGCTATTGTTACAGATGTAACACACGATACCTCTACTCCAATGATTGATATGAAAGTACAAGGTGAAGTAGAAATTGGTAAAGGTCCAGTTATTGCTTACGCTCCTGCTGTGCAACAAAAATTACGTGATTTAATTACAGATACTGCAGACGAAAAGAAAATTCCTTTTCAGCGTGCAGCCTGTTCTCGTGCTACTGGTACAGATACAGATGCTTTTGCGTATAGTAATGGTGGTGTTGCTTCTGCATTAATCTCTTTACCGTTGCGTTATATGCATACTACTGTTGAAACTGTACATAGAGACGATGTTGAAAATGTGATTAAATTAATTTATGAAACATTATTAAAGATTGAAGATGGTGATACATTTTCATATTTTAAATAA
- a CDS encoding aminotransferase class V-fold PLP-dependent enzyme — MTLQHQKHLFDIPEDITYLNTAAQSPAFKSIYEAGLEGLKQKNRPYTITGKDYFEPVTELKKLFAKLVDVNDYNRIATMPSVSYGIATVANNITLNKGDEIIVIGEQFPSNYYSWKNLADKYNATIKTISPIKGEEWSTSVLNAITNKTAVVAMGNIHWSNGSLFDLKAISKKTKQHKALLIIDGSQSVGALPFSVKEIQPDALICAGYKWLFGPYGCAYAYFGEHFDNGTPLEENWANRLDSDNFADLTNYQPEYKPLASRYQVGESGNFIYVKMQIAALKQIIEWTPKAIQEYCKTISAEAVKELKILGCKIEDDNYRTHHLFGIKLPEGLDINVLKQVLKEQNIFVSFRGNYIRVSCHLFNTAHDFSTFVKCMSSVLTK, encoded by the coding sequence ATGACTTTACAACATCAAAAACACTTGTTTGATATTCCTGAGGACATAACTTATTTAAATACTGCTGCGCAATCTCCAGCATTTAAATCTATTTACGAAGCAGGTTTAGAAGGTTTAAAACAAAAAAACAGACCTTATACTATTACTGGTAAAGACTATTTTGAGCCTGTAACCGAACTAAAAAAACTGTTCGCTAAATTAGTAGATGTAAACGATTATAATAGAATTGCAACTATGCCTTCCGTTTCCTACGGAATAGCTACAGTTGCAAATAATATTACTTTAAATAAAGGTGATGAGATTATAGTAATTGGAGAGCAGTTTCCAAGTAATTATTATTCATGGAAAAATTTAGCAGATAAATATAATGCTACAATTAAAACCATTAGCCCTATTAAAGGTGAAGAATGGAGCACTAGCGTTTTAAATGCAATCACAAATAAAACCGCTGTTGTTGCAATGGGAAACATTCATTGGTCCAACGGAAGCTTATTCGATTTAAAAGCCATTAGCAAAAAAACGAAACAACACAAAGCCTTACTAATTATCGATGGTAGCCAAAGTGTTGGTGCATTACCTTTTTCGGTTAAAGAGATTCAGCCAGATGCACTAATTTGTGCTGGTTACAAGTGGTTATTTGGACCTTATGGTTGTGCTTACGCCTATTTTGGAGAACATTTTGACAACGGAACACCTCTAGAAGAAAACTGGGCAAACCGTTTAGATAGTGATAACTTTGCTGACTTAACAAATTACCAACCAGAATACAAACCATTAGCAAGCCGTTATCAAGTTGGAGAAAGTGGGAACTTTATTTATGTAAAAATGCAAATTGCTGCATTAAAGCAAATAATAGAATGGACACCAAAAGCAATCCAAGAGTATTGCAAAACTATTTCTGCGGAAGCTGTAAAAGAGCTAAAAATTTTAGGTTGTAAAATTGAAGATGACAATTATAGAACTCATCATCTTTTCGGAATTAAATTACCTGAAGGTTTAGATATAAATGTTTTAAAACAGGTATTAAAAGAGCAAAACATTTTTGTGTCGTTTAGAGGCAATTATATTAGAGTGTCTTGCCATCTCTTTAATACTGCTCATGATTTTTCGACATTTGTAAAATGTATGTCTTCGGTTTTAACTAAATAA